The proteins below come from a single Acidovorax sp. NCPPB 4044 genomic window:
- a CDS encoding NUDIX hydrolase, giving the protein MPNRWKPNATVAAVIEHEGRFLLVEEDTADGLRLNNPAGHLDPGESPEQGCVREVLEETAYDFTPTALVGVYLNRFTRTRTGDDITYLRFAFTGTLGAHHAWRTLDDGIVRTVWMTPAELRSCADRHRSPLVMRCIEDYLAGQRHPLGLIHTDASVLQPR; this is encoded by the coding sequence ATGCCGAACCGCTGGAAACCCAACGCCACCGTGGCCGCCGTCATCGAGCACGAGGGCCGTTTCCTCCTGGTGGAGGAAGACACGGCCGACGGCCTGCGGCTCAACAACCCCGCCGGCCACCTCGACCCGGGCGAATCGCCCGAGCAGGGCTGCGTGCGCGAGGTGCTGGAGGAAACGGCCTACGACTTCACCCCCACGGCGCTCGTGGGCGTGTACCTGAACCGCTTCACGCGCACCCGCACCGGCGACGACATCACCTACCTGCGCTTCGCCTTCACCGGCACGCTCGGCGCGCACCACGCATGGCGCACGCTGGACGACGGCATCGTGCGCACCGTCTGGATGACGCCGGCCGAGCTGCGCTCCTGCGCCGACCGGCACCGCAGCCCTCTGGTGATGCGCTGCATCGAGGACTACCTGGCCGGCCAGCGCCATCCGCTGGGGCTGATCCATACCGACGCGAGCGTGCTGCAGCCGCGATGA
- a CDS encoding serine/threonine protein kinase, with protein sequence MRVPHIDDEPAIDPTDDPTVELPEGDDINDHLNAERDVADGLDEISAQPFDDPREGGPLNFDDGTSMGYPRGKTGRAGGTWEADGGDSGDLEPPAEVLSDRNGPSDPDARRS encoded by the coding sequence ATGCGCGTACCCCACATCGACGACGAACCGGCCATCGACCCCACCGACGACCCCACGGTCGAGCTGCCCGAAGGCGATGACATCAACGACCACCTGAACGCCGAGCGCGACGTCGCCGACGGCCTGGACGAGATCTCCGCCCAGCCCTTCGACGATCCGCGCGAAGGCGGCCCGCTGAATTTCGACGACGGCACCAGCATGGGCTACCCGCGCGGCAAGACCGGCCGGGCCGGCGGCACGTGGGAGGCGGACGGCGGCGACAGCGGCGACCTGGAGCCGCCCGCCGAAGTGCTCTCCGACCGCAACGGGCCCAGCGACCCGGACGCCAGGCGCAGCTGA
- a CDS encoding L-lactate permease: MVWQQIYDPFGNMVLSTVLAAIPVVVMLAALGFFHIKAHIAAGMGLVAALLVAVFAYGMPADMAGRAALFGGFTGLLPIGWIVLNIIFLHQLTEQNGSFKVLQDSLSGITEDRRIQLLLIAFCFGAFFEGAAGFGTPVAVTAAILIGLGFSPLAASGLSLIANTAPVAFGALGTPILTLAKVHGYDVMEVTAMVGRQLPFFSLLVPFWLIWAFAGRKGMWEIWPAILVTGVSFAVPQFLVSNFIGPELVDIIAAIVSMACLIGFLRVWKPKAVWTSPSLRGNDVSAAEAKPPQPVVQHTRAELVAAWMPWAILSVFVFIWGLPPVKAWLNGLFAPAFPMAGLHNLIEKVPPVVPLPTKEGAVYTLNLLSATGTAILLSAVVSAIFMKYNPVAIVRTFFKTIWLVKFSLLTIVLMLALGTLTRYSGTDTTLGLAFANTGVLYPFFGTLMGWLGVALTGSDTASNVLFGGMQKVAAEQLGLSPNLMGAANSSGGVMGKMIDAQSIVVASTATRWFDREGEILRYVFFHSIALACLVGLYVTLQAYVWPFTLMVVH, from the coding sequence ATGGTCTGGCAACAAATCTACGACCCGTTCGGCAACATGGTCCTGTCGACCGTCCTCGCGGCGATCCCGGTGGTGGTCATGCTCGCGGCCCTCGGCTTCTTCCACATCAAGGCGCACATCGCCGCGGGCATGGGGCTCGTGGCCGCATTGCTCGTGGCCGTGTTCGCCTACGGCATGCCGGCCGACATGGCGGGCCGCGCGGCACTGTTCGGCGGCTTCACGGGGCTGCTGCCGATCGGCTGGATCGTGCTCAACATCATCTTCCTGCACCAGCTCACCGAGCAGAACGGCAGCTTCAAGGTGTTGCAGGACTCGCTCTCGGGCATCACCGAGGACCGGCGCATCCAGCTGCTGCTGATCGCCTTCTGCTTCGGCGCGTTCTTCGAGGGCGCGGCCGGCTTCGGCACGCCGGTGGCGGTGACGGCGGCCATCCTGATCGGGCTGGGCTTCTCGCCGCTGGCGGCGTCGGGGCTCTCGCTCATCGCCAACACGGCGCCCGTTGCCTTCGGCGCGCTGGGCACGCCCATCCTCACGCTGGCCAAGGTGCACGGCTACGACGTGATGGAGGTGACGGCCATGGTGGGCCGGCAACTGCCGTTCTTCTCGCTGCTGGTGCCGTTCTGGCTCATCTGGGCCTTCGCGGGCCGCAAGGGCATGTGGGAGATCTGGCCCGCGATCCTGGTCACGGGCGTGTCGTTCGCCGTGCCGCAGTTCCTGGTGTCCAACTTCATCGGGCCGGAGCTGGTGGACATCATCGCGGCCATCGTCTCCATGGCCTGCCTGATCGGTTTCCTGCGCGTCTGGAAGCCGAAGGCCGTGTGGACCTCGCCCTCGCTGCGCGGCAACGACGTGAGCGCGGCCGAGGCCAAGCCGCCGCAGCCCGTGGTGCAGCACACGCGCGCGGAGCTGGTGGCCGCGTGGATGCCCTGGGCCATCCTGTCGGTGTTCGTGTTCATCTGGGGCCTGCCCCCCGTGAAGGCCTGGCTCAACGGCCTGTTCGCGCCGGCCTTCCCGATGGCCGGCCTGCACAACCTGATCGAGAAGGTGCCGCCCGTCGTGCCGCTGCCCACCAAGGAAGGCGCGGTCTACACGCTCAACCTGCTGTCGGCCACGGGCACGGCCATCCTGCTCTCCGCGGTGGTGAGCGCGATCTTCATGAAATACAACCCGGTCGCCATCGTGCGCACGTTCTTCAAGACGATCTGGCTGGTGAAGTTCTCGCTGCTCACCATCGTGCTCATGCTGGCGCTCGGCACGCTCACGCGGTATTCGGGCACCGACACCACGCTGGGCCTGGCCTTCGCCAACACGGGCGTGCTCTACCCGTTCTTCGGCACGCTGATGGGCTGGCTGGGCGTGGCGCTCACGGGGTCGGACACGGCCTCCAACGTGCTCTTCGGCGGCATGCAGAAGGTGGCGGCCGAGCAGCTGGGGCTGTCGCCCAACCTCATGGGCGCGGCCAACAGCTCGGGCGGCGTGATGGGCAAGATGATCGACGCGCAATCGATCGTGGTGGCCTCCACCGCCACGCGCTGGTTCGACCGCGAGGGCGAGATCCTGCGCTACGTGTTCTTCCACTCGATCGCGCTCGCGTGCCTCGTGGGGCTGTACGTCACCCTGCAGGCCTACGTGTGGCCGTTCACGCTCATGGTGGTGCACTGA
- the mnmA gene encoding tRNA 2-thiouridine(34) synthase MnmA, with translation MTASPKQRIVVGLSGGVDSAVTAYLLKQQGHEVVGIFMKNWEDDDDSEYCSSNVDFVDAAAVADVIGIEIEHVNFAAEYKDRVFAEFLREYEAGRTPNPDVLCNAEIKFKAFLDHAMRVGAEKIATGHYARVRRVAADPGSMPAGHDSALSHAAACDSALDPHWRYELLKGLDPAKDQSYFLHRLNQAQLARTLFPVGELHKTEVRRIAEEIGLPNARKKDSTGICFIGERPFRDFLNRYIQHAPGPILDERGRRLGQHVGLSFYTLGQRQGLGIGGVKDKGAQRGGGEHAPWFVARKEVERNVLRVVQGHDHPWLLSHTLRATDVSWVAGRPPAVGACAAKTRYRQQDAACTVVQAEGADFALAFPEAQWAVTPGQSAVLYDGEVCLGGGVITAAAGTGPA, from the coding sequence ATGACAGCCTCCCCCAAGCAGCGCATCGTCGTCGGCCTCTCCGGCGGCGTGGATTCCGCCGTGACCGCTTATCTCCTGAAGCAGCAGGGCCACGAGGTCGTCGGCATCTTCATGAAGAACTGGGAGGATGACGACGACAGCGAGTACTGCTCCTCCAACGTCGATTTCGTCGATGCCGCGGCCGTGGCCGATGTGATCGGCATCGAGATCGAGCACGTCAACTTCGCCGCCGAATACAAGGACCGCGTGTTCGCCGAGTTCCTGCGCGAGTACGAGGCGGGCCGCACGCCCAACCCCGACGTGCTGTGCAACGCCGAGATCAAGTTCAAGGCCTTCCTCGACCACGCCATGCGCGTGGGGGCCGAGAAGATCGCCACCGGCCATTACGCCCGTGTCCGCCGCGTTGCGGCAGATCCGGGCTCCATGCCCGCAGGGCATGACAGCGCGCTATCGCACGCGGCCGCGTGCGATAGCGCGCTGGACCCGCATTGGCGGTACGAGCTGCTCAAGGGGCTGGACCCGGCCAAGGACCAGAGCTATTTCCTGCACCGCCTGAACCAGGCGCAACTCGCGCGCACGCTGTTCCCCGTGGGCGAGCTGCACAAGACCGAGGTGCGCCGCATCGCGGAAGAAATCGGCCTGCCCAACGCCAGGAAGAAGGACTCCACGGGCATCTGCTTCATCGGCGAGCGGCCTTTCCGGGATTTCCTCAACCGCTACATCCAGCACGCGCCCGGCCCGATCCTGGACGAGCGCGGCCGGCGGCTGGGCCAGCACGTGGGCCTGTCGTTCTACACGCTGGGCCAGCGCCAGGGCTTGGGCATCGGCGGCGTGAAGGACAAGGGCGCGCAGCGCGGCGGCGGCGAGCACGCGCCGTGGTTCGTGGCGCGCAAGGAGGTGGAGCGCAACGTGCTGCGCGTGGTGCAGGGGCACGACCACCCCTGGCTGCTCTCGCACACGCTGCGGGCCACCGACGTGAGCTGGGTGGCCGGCCGGCCGCCCGCCGTGGGTGCCTGCGCGGCCAAGACGCGCTACCGGCAGCAGGATGCGGCATGCACGGTCGTGCAGGCCGAGGGGGCGGATTTCGCGCTCGCCTTCCCCGAGGCGCAGTGGGCCGTCACGCCGGGCCAGAGCGCCGTGCTCTACGACGGCGAGGTCTGCCTGGGCGGCGGCGTGATCACCGCGGCCGCCGGCACCGGCCCGGCCTAG
- a CDS encoding DMT family transporter, which translates to MPLASLLRLCLLAALWGGSFLFTRYTVPVLGAVPTAFGRVALAALGLMALLALSRQRPAFQGKLGAVLVLGVVNSGIPFCMFALAARVLPAGYSAMLNATTPLMGVLIGAAVFGERITGAGAAGVLLGMAGVAVLAQAGPVALGAPVLAGIAACLVATACYGLAGFLTRRWVTARGGLDSRLVALGSQWGAVLALAPWAAWQAWSVPGLPAQWAAASVQVWGALVAMGLLCTALAYVLYFRLIADVGPLKALSVTFLVPLFGVAWGWLLLDEAVTGAHAAGGALIALALWLVLRPAPRQR; encoded by the coding sequence ATGCCTCTCGCCAGCCTGCTGCGCCTGTGCCTGCTGGCCGCCCTCTGGGGCGGCAGCTTCCTCTTCACCCGCTACACGGTGCCCGTGCTGGGCGCGGTGCCCACGGCTTTCGGCCGGGTGGCGCTGGCCGCGCTGGGGTTGATGGCCCTGCTCGCGCTGTCGCGCCAGCGCCCGGCCTTCCAGGGCAAGCTGGGCGCGGTGCTCGTGCTGGGCGTGGTCAATTCGGGCATTCCGTTCTGCATGTTCGCATTGGCTGCGCGCGTGCTGCCCGCGGGCTACAGCGCCATGCTGAATGCCACCACGCCGCTCATGGGCGTGCTGATCGGCGCGGCGGTGTTCGGCGAGCGCATCACCGGTGCGGGCGCGGCCGGCGTGCTGCTGGGCATGGCCGGCGTGGCCGTGCTGGCGCAGGCCGGGCCCGTGGCGCTGGGCGCGCCCGTGCTGGCCGGCATCGCGGCCTGCCTGGTCGCCACGGCCTGCTACGGGCTGGCCGGCTTTCTCACGCGGCGCTGGGTCACGGCGCGCGGCGGGCTGGACAGCCGCCTTGTCGCGCTGGGCAGCCAGTGGGGCGCCGTGCTGGCGCTGGCCCCCTGGGCGGCCTGGCAGGCGTGGAGCGTGCCGGGCCTGCCCGCGCAGTGGGCCGCGGCATCGGTGCAGGTGTGGGGCGCGCTGGTGGCCATGGGCCTGCTCTGCACGGCGCTGGCGTACGTGCTGTATTTCCGGCTGATCGCCGACGTGGGGCCGCTCAAGGCGCTTTCGGTCACCTTCCTGGTACCGCTCTTCGGTGTCGCCTGGGGCTGGCTGTTGCTGGACGAAGCGGTCACCGGAGCGCACGCCGCCGGCGGCGCGCTGATCGCGCTGGCGCTCTGGCTGGTGCTGCGGCCGGCCCCGCGGCAGCGCTGA